A stretch of the Clostridiales bacterium genome encodes the following:
- a CDS encoding threonine synthase → MSFFSTRGENCVTASQAILQGIAPDGGLYVPAMFPPVSLSKISEMTDMDYISRAVNVLKLFLEDFTIPEIEQAVKAAYGGDRFNDPAVAPLKKLDGSTWVMELFHGPTLAFKDMALQLLPHLIRLSARKNHEDREICILVATSGDTGKAALEGFRDVEGTSCITFYPLDGVSDVQRLQMVTTGGSNTRVIAVRGNFDDAQTGVKELFGSADFAEKMAEKGKVLSSANSINLGRLVPQVVYYFSAYADLIRRGGIVVGDPVNFCVPTGNFGNILAGYYARCMGLPVNQLICASNRNNVLTDFFGTGIYSTHRTFFKTLSPSMDILVSSNLERLLYEAADRNGDLIRVWMKQLKESGSYSVGEQRRDWLGNVFRGGYADNKDTVAEISRRYTHDGYLMDPHTAVAGHVLRKYREETSDDTPTVIVGTASPYKFAADVLEAIGGEKTEDPFAASEELEKRTGIPMPEQVRRLKELPVRHTAVCDRDKMAEAILGE, encoded by the coding sequence ATGTCATTCTTTTCCACCCGCGGCGAAAACTGCGTTACGGCGAGCCAGGCAATCCTGCAGGGTATCGCGCCGGACGGCGGGTTGTATGTGCCGGCCATGTTTCCGCCGGTGAGCCTTAGCAAGATTTCCGAGATGACGGATATGGACTATATCAGCCGCGCGGTCAACGTGCTGAAGCTCTTCCTGGAGGATTTCACCATTCCGGAGATCGAACAGGCCGTGAAAGCCGCCTACGGCGGGGATCGCTTCAATGATCCTGCGGTCGCGCCGCTGAAAAAGCTGGACGGCAGCACCTGGGTGATGGAGCTTTTCCACGGGCCGACGCTGGCGTTCAAGGATATGGCGCTGCAGCTGCTGCCGCACCTGATTCGCCTGTCCGCCCGGAAGAACCATGAAGACCGGGAAATCTGCATCCTGGTGGCAACCAGCGGAGATACCGGCAAAGCGGCGCTGGAAGGATTCCGGGATGTGGAGGGAACCAGCTGCATCACGTTCTATCCGCTGGACGGTGTGAGCGACGTGCAGCGGCTGCAGATGGTGACCACCGGTGGCAGCAACACGCGGGTGATCGCTGTCCGGGGCAATTTTGACGACGCCCAGACCGGTGTGAAGGAACTGTTCGGTTCCGCGGATTTCGCGGAAAAGATGGCCGAAAAGGGGAAAGTCCTTTCCTCCGCCAACAGCATTAACCTGGGCCGGCTGGTACCGCAGGTGGTTTATTACTTCTCCGCCTACGCGGACCTGATCCGCCGGGGGGGAATCGTGGTCGGTGATCCGGTGAACTTCTGCGTGCCGACGGGCAACTTCGGCAACATCCTGGCCGGCTATTACGCCCGGTGCATGGGACTGCCGGTGAACCAGCTGATCTGCGCCAGCAACCGCAACAACGTACTGACGGACTTCTTCGGCACGGGCATCTATTCCACCCACCGCACGTTCTTCAAAACGCTGAGCCCGAGTATGGACATCCTGGTTTCCTCCAACCTCGAGCGCCTGCTGTATGAAGCGGCGGACCGGAACGGCGACCTGATCCGCGTATGGATGAAGCAGCTGAAGGAATCCGGCAGCTATTCCGTAGGCGAACAGCGCCGCGACTGGCTGGGGAACGTCTTCCGGGGCGGTTATGCCGACAACAAGGATACCGTGGCGGAGATCAGCCGCCGGTATACGCATGACGGATACCTGATGGATCCGCATACGGCAGTGGCCGGACATGTGCTGCGCAAATACCGGGAGGAGACCAGTGACGACACCCCGACCGTGATTGTGGGTACGGCCAGCCCGTACAAGTTCGCAGCGGATGTGCTGGAAGCGATCGGCGGCGAAAAAACGGAAGATCCGTTTGCTGCCAGCGAGGAGCTGGAGAAGCGGACCGGTATTCCGATGCCGGAGCAGGTGCGCCGGCTGAAGGAGCTTCCGGTACGCCATACAGCGGTGTGCGACCGGGACAAAATGGCGGAAGCGATCCTCGGCGAATAA
- a CDS encoding twitching motility protein PilT gives MIQVIAGKKGSGKTKRLIDLTNTTAREAVHDVVFLDDDNRYMFDVDHKVRFINAEDYHIHNADMFIGFLCGMLSSNFDIGTVFIDAFLNLCHTDLKDTEPVVKTLAELGSKHDVDFVLSLSADPADVPEFLKAYLI, from the coding sequence ATGATACAGGTAATCGCAGGCAAGAAGGGCTCCGGCAAAACGAAGCGGCTGATTGACCTGACCAATACCACGGCCCGGGAAGCGGTACACGATGTCGTTTTCCTGGATGATGACAATCGCTATATGTTCGACGTGGACCACAAGGTCCGTTTTATCAACGCCGAAGATTATCATATTCACAATGCTGATATGTTTATCGGCTTCCTGTGCGGCATGCTCTCGTCCAATTTTGATATCGGCACCGTGTTCATCGATGCTTTTCTGAACCTGTGCCATACCGACCTGAAGGACACGGAGCCCGTTGTGAAGACCCTGGCTGAGCTGGGCAGCAAGCACGACGTTGATTTCGTGCTGAGCCTGAGCGCGGATCCGGCGGACGTGCCGGAGTTCCTGAAGGCCTATCTGATCTGA
- a CDS encoding RNA pseudouridine synthase: MLSQADHTQDTDILTLLKEYIREKYHKPGNVYLGLVHRLDRPVGGLMVFARTSKAAGRLSAQMREHDMGREYLCVAVGEAPDTFTLTDYLIHDEIRNREVVCEADEKGSKLAILHGRCIDRREGTSLVAIRLETGRKHQIRAQMSNAGLPLWGDNRYGSGMAGQQIALWGYKLTFEHPVSHEIMTFHAMPDGSIWNLYADQLTIPEDIDEKREPDQIHIQEEVVQKLEEFDKFPPVKTDELL; this comes from the coding sequence ATGCTTTCCCAGGCGGACCATACCCAGGATACGGACATCCTGACGCTGCTGAAGGAATACATCCGGGAGAAATACCACAAGCCCGGAAACGTATATCTCGGACTGGTGCACCGGCTGGACCGCCCGGTGGGCGGGCTGATGGTTTTCGCCCGCACCAGCAAGGCAGCCGGCCGCCTGTCCGCCCAGATGCGCGAGCATGATATGGGCCGGGAATACCTCTGTGTGGCTGTCGGCGAAGCGCCGGACACCTTTACGCTGACTGATTACCTGATCCACGATGAGATCCGGAACCGGGAGGTTGTGTGCGAGGCGGACGAAAAAGGAAGCAAGCTGGCCATCCTGCACGGCCGGTGCATTGACCGGCGGGAGGGAACCAGCCTGGTGGCCATCCGGCTGGAAACGGGGCGGAAGCACCAGATCCGGGCGCAGATGAGCAATGCCGGACTGCCCCTGTGGGGCGACAACCGGTACGGCAGCGGGATGGCCGGGCAGCAGATCGCCCTGTGGGGCTACAAGCTGACCTTTGAGCACCCGGTGAGCCATGAAATCATGACGTTCCATGCCATGCCGGACGGGAGCATCTGGAACCTGTACGCGGACCAGCTGACGATTCCGGAAGATATTGACGAGAAACGGGAACCCGACCAGATCCACATCCAGGAAGAGGTTGTGCAGAAGCTGGAGGAGTTCGATAAATTCCCGCCGGTGAAAACCGACGAACTGCTGTGA
- a CDS encoding class I SAM-dependent methyltransferase, which produces MFLADSWTDYEVIDTGDGEKLERWGRVILRRPDPQTIWPKADERLWKQAQAHYHRSDRGGGEWEFLQKLPERWTVRHGDLSFYVRPTGFKHTGLFPEQAANWDWMDERIRKDGRKDLRVLNLFGYTGAATLACAAAGAHVTHVDAAKGMVGWAKENRELNRLPETSFRWIVEDALRFVQREIRRGNRYDGILMDPPSYGRGPSGEVWKLENELYGLIETSAQALSEEPVFFLINSYTTGFQASVLSNMLTKCVVNRYGGYVDSQELCLPVTTGGVLPCGASGRWQRA; this is translated from the coding sequence ATGTTTTTAGCGGATTCATGGACGGACTATGAGGTGATTGACACCGGCGACGGCGAGAAGCTGGAGCGGTGGGGCAGGGTGATCCTGCGCCGACCGGACCCGCAGACCATCTGGCCGAAGGCCGATGAGCGGCTGTGGAAACAGGCCCAGGCGCATTATCACCGCAGCGACCGCGGCGGCGGGGAATGGGAATTCCTGCAGAAGCTGCCGGAGAGATGGACGGTGCGCCACGGCGACCTGTCCTTCTATGTGCGCCCGACGGGATTCAAGCATACGGGGCTGTTTCCGGAACAGGCGGCAAACTGGGACTGGATGGACGAACGGATCCGGAAGGACGGGCGGAAGGACCTGCGGGTGCTGAACCTGTTCGGCTATACCGGCGCGGCGACGCTGGCCTGCGCGGCCGCAGGCGCGCATGTGACCCATGTGGACGCGGCCAAGGGCATGGTCGGCTGGGCCAAGGAGAACCGGGAGCTGAACCGGCTGCCGGAGACCTCCTTCCGGTGGATCGTGGAGGACGCGCTGCGCTTCGTGCAGCGGGAAATCCGCCGCGGGAACCGCTATGACGGCATCCTGATGGATCCGCCCAGCTACGGGCGGGGACCATCCGGCGAGGTATGGAAGCTTGAGAACGAGCTGTACGGACTGATCGAAACCAGTGCGCAGGCGCTGTCCGAAGAACCGGTATTCTTCCTGATCAACAGCTATACCACCGGCTTCCAGGCCAGCGTGCTGAGCAATATGCTGACGAAGTGCGTGGTGAACCGCTACGGCGGTTATGTGGACAGCCAGGAACTCTGCCTGCCGGTGACGACCGGCGGGGTGCTACCCTGCGGCGCCAGCGGGAGGTGGCAGCGTGCCTGA
- a CDS encoding SPFH domain-containing protein, with amino-acid sequence MKKKGLIIAGVVVLALVLVGTLCTATVQTGYTGIVTTFGKVENMTLEAGLHLKSPFQQIISMDNREQKTTFTTEAFSSDIQQVNITGSINYAINKSTAMNLFKEVGTDYFNKLVYPRMLEITKGVFSKYTAENLVANRQKLSESIRDGLSEELQSYGINVISLSIENIDFTDAFTDAVEAKQVAAQRKLQAEIEQAQMTMETQQQAERQRINAEAAANVAKINADADAYAMKVRSEAEAEANKMIAESLTENLIRANEIKSWDGKLPVYMAGEGGTTIPVLQFGQENGTEGTNE; translated from the coding sequence ATGAAGAAAAAAGGACTGATTATTGCGGGTGTTGTGGTGCTCGCACTGGTACTGGTCGGCACACTGTGCACGGCAACGGTACAGACCGGATATACCGGTATTGTGACCACCTTCGGCAAGGTGGAGAACATGACCCTGGAAGCCGGACTGCACCTGAAGAGCCCCTTCCAGCAGATCATCTCGATGGATAACCGGGAGCAGAAGACGACCTTCACAACCGAGGCGTTCTCCAGCGATATCCAGCAGGTGAACATCACCGGCAGCATCAACTACGCTATCAACAAGAGCACGGCCATGAACCTCTTCAAAGAGGTCGGCACGGACTACTTCAACAAGCTGGTTTATCCCCGGATGCTGGAGATTACCAAGGGCGTGTTCAGCAAGTATACCGCGGAGAACCTGGTGGCGAACCGCCAGAAGCTGAGCGAATCGATCCGGGACGGCCTGAGCGAGGAACTTCAGAGCTACGGCATCAACGTGATCAGCCTGAGCATTGAAAATATCGACTTCACCGACGCTTTCACCGACGCGGTTGAGGCGAAGCAAGTCGCGGCGCAGCGGAAACTGCAGGCGGAGATCGAGCAGGCCCAGATGACCATGGAAACGCAGCAGCAGGCGGAACGGCAGCGCATCAACGCGGAAGCGGCGGCCAATGTGGCGAAGATCAATGCGGACGCGGACGCTTACGCGATGAAGGTTCGCAGTGAGGCGGAAGCCGAGGCGAACAAGATGATCGCGGAGAGCCTGACCGAGAACCTGATCCGCGCGAACGAGATCAAGTCCTGGGACGGCAAGCTGCCCGTATACATGGCGGGTGAAGGCGGCACGACCATTCCGGTGCTGCAGTTCGGACAGGAAAACGGCACGGAAGGAACCAACGAATAA
- the tgt gene encoding tRNA guanosine(34) transglycosylase Tgt, producing MSQLFSYEVKHVCRQSGARLGVLHTPHGDIPTPIYMPVGTSACVKAMTPREMEEIGTKILLSNTYHLHLRPGEDLIGEAGGLHRFMGWDKPILTDSGGFQVFSLAGIRKIKEEGVTFQSHLDGSRQFIGPEESMHIQETLGSDIAMAFDVCSPYPCDWETAKVNMERTHRWAERCKAYHTREDQALFGIVQGAFYKDLRVESAKALRDMDFIGYGIGGLSVGEPKPVMYEMLDEIMPYMPEEKPRYLMGVGTPDCFIEGVIRGVDMFDCVLATRIARNGSVMTSRGRVVVKNGKYAHDFSPLDEACDCYACRNFTRAYIRHLFNAKEITAGRLASIHNLRFLIHMMEEIREAIAEDRLLDYRKEFYERYDLTKNF from the coding sequence GTGAGCCAGTTATTCAGCTATGAAGTCAAGCACGTATGCAGACAATCCGGCGCCCGGCTGGGCGTGCTGCATACGCCGCACGGGGATATTCCCACGCCGATCTACATGCCGGTAGGCACCAGTGCCTGTGTGAAGGCGATGACGCCGCGGGAGATGGAAGAGATCGGCACGAAGATCCTGCTGAGCAATACCTACCACCTGCACCTGCGGCCGGGCGAGGACCTGATCGGCGAGGCCGGCGGGCTGCACCGTTTTATGGGATGGGACAAGCCCATCCTGACCGACAGCGGCGGATTCCAGGTTTTCTCCCTGGCAGGGATCCGGAAGATCAAAGAGGAAGGCGTTACCTTCCAGAGCCACCTGGACGGGTCCCGGCAGTTTATCGGCCCGGAGGAATCCATGCATATCCAGGAGACGCTGGGATCCGATATCGCGATGGCCTTTGACGTCTGCTCGCCGTATCCGTGCGACTGGGAGACGGCCAAGGTCAACATGGAGCGGACCCACCGGTGGGCGGAACGCTGCAAGGCGTACCATACCCGGGAAGACCAGGCGCTGTTCGGCATCGTGCAGGGCGCGTTCTACAAGGACCTGCGGGTGGAAAGCGCCAAGGCCCTGCGGGATATGGATTTCATCGGATACGGCATCGGCGGGCTGAGTGTCGGCGAGCCGAAGCCTGTGATGTATGAGATGCTGGATGAGATTATGCCTTACATGCCGGAGGAAAAGCCCCGGTACCTGATGGGCGTGGGCACGCCGGACTGCTTTATTGAGGGCGTGATCCGCGGGGTGGACATGTTCGACTGTGTGCTGGCAACCCGAATCGCCCGGAACGGCTCCGTGATGACCAGCCGCGGGCGCGTGGTGGTGAAAAACGGGAAGTACGCGCATGACTTTTCCCCGCTGGATGAGGCGTGTGACTGCTATGCGTGCCGGAATTTCACCCGCGCGTATATCCGCCACCTGTTCAACGCAAAGGAGATTACGGCCGGGCGCCTGGCGTCCATCCACAACCTCCGGTTCCTGATCCACATGATGGAGGAAATCCGGGAGGCAATCGCGGAGGACCGCCTGCTGGACTACCGGAAGGAATTCTACGAGCGGTATGACCTGACGAAGAATTTCTGA
- a CDS encoding DUF4867 family protein: protein MKILSVMDPSFQNYGQVLGGYDVKELLATLDKVTPLPDGVDYVPEQAELMALPVAEELKNNAYGGMPIQIGWCNGHNTKLNCLEYHRDSELNVGTKDFILLLAKREDLVNGELDTEKVVAYKCPAGVLVEVYATTLHYAPCSAKKGDGFKVIVVLPKGTNLAKPEIAVKNDEDSILWAANKWLLAHADSAEAAQGAKVLIKGVNTDIADLI from the coding sequence ATGAAAATCCTGTCGGTAATGGATCCTTCCTTCCAGAACTACGGCCAGGTGCTGGGCGGCTATGACGTGAAAGAACTGCTGGCGACCCTGGACAAGGTGACCCCCCTGCCGGACGGCGTGGACTATGTGCCGGAACAGGCGGAGCTGATGGCGCTGCCGGTCGCGGAAGAACTGAAGAACAACGCGTACGGCGGAATGCCCATCCAGATCGGCTGGTGCAACGGCCACAACACGAAGCTGAACTGCCTGGAGTATCACCGGGACAGCGAACTGAACGTCGGCACGAAGGATTTCATTCTGCTGCTGGCCAAGCGCGAAGACCTGGTGAACGGCGAGCTGGACACCGAAAAGGTGGTCGCTTACAAATGCCCGGCCGGCGTGCTGGTGGAAGTGTACGCCACGACCCTGCACTATGCGCCCTGCAGCGCAAAGAAGGGCGACGGCTTCAAGGTGATCGTGGTGCTGCCGAAGGGCACAAACCTGGCCAAGCCGGAAATTGCTGTGAAGAACGATGAGGACAGCATCCTGTGGGCGGCCAACAAGTGGCTGCTGGCCCATGCAGACTCCGCCGAAGCGGCCCAGGGCGCGAAGGTTCTGATCAAGGGTGTGAACACCGACATCGCCGATTTGATTTAA
- a CDS encoding PD-(D/E)XK nuclease family protein produces MRKIRIVEGRNGRLWPEVLQAAAEGRREGRPVVLYVPEQLTLQAERGLITGLHLPGLLDMDVISPKKLRRQVQETAGTGDLRPLDAFGRSMAIHRAMTEQADELVYYRGTGDMPGAVSRVQEALDELQESGMTGEELARYAEEKAKGAEKARLEDLCRIRKAYGELAAERFEDEKTAWTRMVNQMEHYRLWSGNEVLVYGFDSIRPDLRELLVSVSAQAARVTVFLMMDGKEAPDGRVFDEQRRSVDALERALKEAGGETERIRTERQRDGQAEALRWLDRYLFADEEHPWDGDTGRAITLYAAAGPAEEAADAAETLLEWHREGIEWHRMAVALPAGTGSASILLARLKLSGIPFFCTEKTPAASHGVCRMLLGAMRCLSDGYQTDTVMDVAQSGFSTLADEEAWRLENYAAAHGISRNQWQGPFTRGEDAVEAEMLRNRLIRPLEALREELKKARTAAESVEAVVHFLEAENVWNRLKEREERLLARGMYREAVVDRQVWQMLMELLDQLWALLGQRRASIRDMRGLLETALESATVAVLPEHENGVEIGEVGHMLAGNVDALILTGVQEGIMAAPASGWLTDRERADMESATGREIGASRERRSMIRRCDYYRTLSLPEKRLRITRSLRDEKGTVRPEDGLIGMVRRLFPSLKEEGSAMDGGIGPCPESREAAAEEAGMFLGAVREGENVPDRTRWEQALVSLLHDETYGRTVSGMIRNARDERGGQTIEPETARRLFITDQMSISRLEGYAACPYRHFIEYGLRPAQRETFDFEASDAGTFFHAALDRYMQTAGITLGWPDISHEDADRIMDRICDALTAEWSEGPLKEDALGIWQGESYQRRVHHAAWALTRFAANSSFRTIATERSFGTGDGSLPPLMLPMKDGSRVAVRGTIDRIDTYENGEGIWLRVVDNKSREKKPDPERMATGEQLQLMIYLKAATDAYPGSRPAGAMFFPVTDKETGTTETNPAAVEEERLKNVRMKGMVTADPDVVAAMDRDIRPYSIDKVFNNDGSVAKGIWWAMDESAMREMMNAAVEKAAELCGDIREGRVEAEPRGSGDDTACRYCDYRTVCHARRGDERPRDNE; encoded by the coding sequence ATGCGGAAGATCCGGATCGTCGAAGGACGGAACGGCAGGCTGTGGCCGGAGGTGCTGCAGGCAGCGGCAGAAGGACGCCGGGAAGGACGCCCGGTTGTTCTGTATGTGCCGGAACAGCTGACGCTGCAGGCGGAACGCGGCCTGATTACGGGCCTGCATCTGCCCGGACTGCTGGATATGGACGTCATCAGCCCCAAAAAGCTGCGCAGGCAGGTGCAGGAAACCGCCGGCACCGGGGACCTGCGGCCCCTGGATGCTTTCGGCCGGTCGATGGCCATTCATCGGGCGATGACCGAGCAGGCGGATGAGCTGGTATATTACCGGGGCACCGGTGATATGCCGGGTGCTGTCAGCCGGGTGCAGGAGGCACTGGACGAGCTGCAGGAAAGCGGCATGACCGGGGAGGAACTGGCCCGGTACGCAGAGGAAAAGGCAAAGGGCGCGGAAAAGGCCAGGCTGGAAGACCTGTGCCGGATCCGGAAGGCATACGGGGAACTGGCGGCGGAACGCTTTGAGGACGAGAAAACCGCGTGGACCCGGATGGTGAACCAGATGGAACATTACCGCCTGTGGAGCGGGAATGAGGTGCTGGTATACGGATTTGACAGCATTCGTCCGGACCTGCGGGAACTGCTGGTGAGCGTCAGCGCACAGGCAGCGCGGGTGACGGTGTTCCTGATGATGGACGGAAAGGAAGCGCCGGACGGCCGGGTGTTCGACGAACAGCGGCGGAGCGTGGACGCCCTGGAGCGGGCGCTGAAGGAAGCCGGCGGGGAAACGGAACGGATCCGGACTGAACGGCAGCGGGACGGACAGGCGGAAGCACTCCGGTGGCTGGACCGTTACCTGTTTGCGGATGAAGAACATCCGTGGGACGGGGATACCGGCCGGGCCATCACGCTGTATGCTGCTGCCGGACCGGCGGAGGAAGCGGCGGACGCTGCCGAAACGCTGCTGGAATGGCACCGGGAGGGAATCGAGTGGCACCGGATGGCGGTGGCGCTTCCGGCAGGGACCGGATCTGCCAGTATCCTCCTGGCCCGGCTGAAACTGAGCGGAATTCCGTTCTTCTGCACGGAAAAGACCCCGGCAGCCTCCCACGGCGTATGCCGGATGCTGCTGGGTGCGATGCGGTGCCTGAGCGACGGATACCAGACGGATACCGTGATGGATGTGGCGCAGAGCGGTTTCAGCACGCTGGCGGATGAGGAAGCCTGGCGGCTGGAGAATTACGCGGCGGCCCACGGAATCAGCCGGAACCAGTGGCAGGGGCCGTTTACCCGGGGCGAAGACGCCGTGGAGGCGGAAATGCTGCGGAACCGCCTGATCCGGCCGCTGGAAGCGCTGCGGGAGGAACTGAAAAAAGCCCGGACCGCAGCGGAATCCGTGGAAGCGGTGGTCCACTTCCTGGAGGCGGAGAACGTATGGAACCGGCTGAAGGAACGCGAGGAGCGGCTGCTTGCGCGGGGAATGTACCGCGAAGCGGTGGTGGACCGGCAGGTGTGGCAGATGCTGATGGAACTGCTGGACCAGCTGTGGGCACTGCTGGGACAGCGGCGGGCATCGATCCGGGATATGCGGGGTCTCCTGGAGACCGCGCTGGAAAGCGCAACGGTGGCGGTGCTGCCGGAGCATGAGAACGGCGTGGAGATCGGCGAGGTCGGCCACATGCTGGCGGGCAACGTGGACGCGCTGATCCTGACCGGCGTACAGGAAGGCATTATGGCGGCACCGGCCAGCGGATGGCTGACAGACCGGGAACGCGCCGACATGGAAAGCGCAACCGGCCGGGAAATCGGCGCGAGCCGGGAGCGGCGGAGCATGATCCGCCGGTGCGATTATTACCGGACCCTGTCGCTGCCGGAAAAACGGCTGAGGATTACGCGCAGCCTGCGGGATGAGAAAGGCACCGTGCGGCCGGAGGACGGCCTGATTGGCATGGTGCGGCGGCTGTTCCCCTCACTGAAGGAGGAGGGCAGCGCGATGGACGGCGGGATCGGTCCCTGCCCGGAAAGCCGGGAAGCGGCAGCGGAAGAGGCTGGCATGTTCCTCGGTGCGGTGCGGGAAGGCGAAAACGTACCGGACCGTACCAGATGGGAGCAGGCACTGGTCAGCCTGCTGCATGATGAAACCTACGGGCGGACCGTATCCGGCATGATCCGGAATGCCCGGGACGAACGGGGCGGGCAGACCATTGAACCGGAAACGGCCCGGCGGCTGTTCATTACAGACCAGATGTCCATCAGCCGGCTGGAAGGATACGCGGCATGCCCGTACCGGCACTTCATCGAATACGGGCTGCGGCCTGCACAGCGGGAAACGTTTGACTTTGAAGCCAGTGACGCCGGAACGTTCTTCCATGCGGCACTGGACCGGTATATGCAGACTGCGGGAATAACGCTGGGATGGCCGGATATCAGCCATGAGGATGCGGACCGGATAATGGACCGGATCTGCGACGCGCTGACGGCGGAATGGTCGGAGGGTCCCCTGAAGGAGGATGCCCTCGGTATCTGGCAGGGAGAAAGCTACCAGCGCCGGGTGCACCATGCGGCATGGGCCCTGACGCGGTTTGCCGCCAACAGCAGTTTCCGGACCATCGCAACGGAGCGGAGCTTCGGAACGGGGGACGGCTCACTGCCCCCGCTGATGCTGCCGATGAAGGACGGGAGCCGTGTAGCGGTCCGCGGAACCATTGACCGGATTGATACCTACGAAAACGGCGAGGGAATCTGGCTGCGGGTGGTGGACAACAAGAGCCGCGAGAAGAAGCCGGATCCGGAACGGATGGCGACCGGCGAACAGCTGCAGCTGATGATTTACCTGAAGGCAGCGACGGATGCCTATCCCGGATCCAGGCCGGCAGGCGCTATGTTCTTCCCGGTGACGGACAAGGAGACCGGCACAACGGAGACGAATCCGGCTGCGGTGGAAGAGGAACGGCTGAAAAATGTGCGGATGAAGGGAATGGTGACCGCGGACCCGGATGTGGTGGCCGCCATGGACCGGGATATCCGGCCGTATTCCATCGACAAGGTGTTCAACAATGACGGTTCGGTGGCCAAAGGCATCTGGTGGGCGATGGACGAATCCGCCATGCGGGAGATGATGAACGCCGCAGTGGAAAAAGCCGCGGAACTGTGCGGGGATATCCGGGAGGGCCGTGTGGAGGCCGAACCCCGGGGAAGCGGTGACGATACTGCGTGCCGGTACTGTGATTACCGGACGGTGTGCCACGCGCGCAGGGGCGATGAACGCCCGCGGGACAACGAGTGA
- a CDS encoding DegV family protein, giving the protein MGAEYVLVTDSGCDLSPETLKEWDIGLICLAYLFTDDGVEKKEHEQPLTEFYAGMRSGRVAKTSAVNEDAFFNLFTPILEAGKDILYLGFSSGLSVTCENGKKVANALAEKYPERKIRVVDSLAASAGQGLFVYLGKLNKDNGMSLDENADALEADKLHICHWFTVEDLKYLKRGGRISAATALLGTALNVKPVLHVDNEGHLIKITQVHGRKKSIRTMAEKLGATILDGSPIFISQADCMEDAEKLKEILKEEYNKDVTMITDIGSVIGAHAGPGTLALFFRGTER; this is encoded by the coding sequence ATGGGAGCTGAGTATGTACTGGTTACCGATTCCGGGTGTGATCTTTCACCGGAAACGCTGAAGGAATGGGACATCGGGCTGATATGCCTGGCGTATCTCTTCACCGACGACGGAGTCGAGAAAAAGGAACATGAGCAGCCGCTGACAGAGTTCTATGCCGGGATGCGGAGCGGCCGGGTCGCCAAGACCAGCGCCGTGAATGAGGACGCGTTCTTCAACCTGTTCACCCCGATCCTGGAAGCCGGGAAGGATATCCTGTACCTGGGCTTTTCCTCCGGGCTGAGCGTGACCTGCGAAAACGGCAAAAAAGTGGCGAATGCCCTGGCGGAAAAATATCCGGAACGGAAGATCCGCGTGGTGGATTCCCTGGCGGCATCCGCCGGGCAGGGCCTGTTTGTCTACCTGGGCAAGCTGAACAAGGACAACGGAATGAGCCTGGACGAGAACGCGGATGCGCTGGAAGCCGACAAGCTGCACATCTGCCACTGGTTCACCGTGGAGGACCTGAAGTACCTGAAGCGGGGCGGACGGATCAGCGCCGCGACAGCCCTGCTGGGTACCGCGCTGAACGTAAAGCCGGTCCTGCATGTGGACAATGAAGGCCACCTGATCAAGATTACCCAGGTGCACGGACGGAAAAAATCCATCCGCACGATGGCAGAGAAACTGGGCGCGACGATCCTGGACGGTTCCCCGATTTTCATCTCCCAGGCGGACTGCATGGAAGACGCGGAAAAGCTGAAGGAGATCCTGAAAGAGGAATACAACAAGGACGTGACGATGATTACCGATATCGGATCGGTGATCGGCGCGCACGCGGGTCCCGGGACGCTGGCCCTGTTCTTCAGAGGCACCGAGAGATGA